In Paraflavitalea devenefica, the following are encoded in one genomic region:
- a CDS encoding M1 family metallopeptidase — MKKVVFLVLVLAVINHALAQKPGAAIDVQHYTFAVTLNDNNNNIQGKATIEVLFLKNVSSLTFELVSKRADGKGMTVQKIAANNQILPFHQSADSIHIDLPAKAGDKKTIEISYEGIPADGLIIANNKYKHRGFFADNWPNRARNWLPCVDHPADKAPVDFLVTAPDHYQVVANGIQVEETSLENNLKLTHYKETAPLPMKIMVIGVADFAVQYAGDVQCIPVYSWVYPENKEKGFYDYAQATEILPFFIKNVGPYGYKKLANVQSKTMFGGLENAGAIFYSENSVTGTRKSESLLTHEIAHQWFGDMATETEWAHIWLSEGFATYMTILYFENKYGSDTARHMLLEDRSQVISYTKRTQKPVVDSSVKDYMALLNPNSYQKGGWVLHMLRGQLGDSLFWKGIRSYYAKFSGKNASTDDLRKAMEAVSGRDLQPFFRQWLFTPGHPVLDITWQYDKPKKAVLVTVNQKQDTPFQFPLELSFYGQSGKFFFNKTILVKDKQTSLSIPVTTPVEQVSADPSVKLLYEGTVKPS, encoded by the coding sequence ATGAAGAAAGTCGTTTTCCTGGTACTGGTGTTGGCTGTTATTAACCACGCCCTCGCTCAAAAGCCCGGCGCTGCCATAGATGTACAGCACTATACCTTCGCAGTAACGCTCAACGATAACAACAACAACATCCAGGGGAAAGCCACCATTGAGGTATTATTCTTAAAAAATGTAAGCTCCCTTACGTTTGAACTCGTATCCAAACGGGCCGATGGCAAGGGAATGACGGTACAAAAAATAGCAGCCAACAATCAGATATTGCCCTTTCATCAGTCTGCCGATTCTATTCACATAGACCTCCCGGCCAAAGCCGGCGATAAAAAGACCATTGAGATCAGCTATGAAGGTATTCCTGCCGATGGTCTTATCATAGCCAATAACAAATACAAGCACCGTGGATTTTTTGCAGACAACTGGCCCAACCGTGCCCGTAACTGGCTTCCTTGTGTAGATCATCCGGCAGATAAGGCGCCGGTAGATTTCCTTGTTACGGCCCCCGACCATTACCAGGTAGTAGCCAATGGAATACAGGTAGAAGAAACATCCCTTGAGAATAACCTTAAGCTTACCCATTATAAGGAAACCGCTCCCCTGCCTATGAAGATAATGGTGATAGGCGTGGCTGATTTTGCTGTTCAATATGCCGGGGATGTTCAGTGTATTCCTGTTTATAGCTGGGTATACCCGGAGAATAAAGAGAAAGGTTTTTATGATTATGCCCAGGCTACAGAGATCCTTCCCTTCTTTATCAAAAATGTAGGTCCTTACGGCTATAAGAAGCTGGCCAACGTGCAATCCAAGACCATGTTTGGCGGCCTGGAAAATGCAGGCGCCATCTTCTATTCTGAGAACTCTGTAACAGGTACCCGTAAATCAGAATCCTTACTGACCCATGAAATAGCCCATCAGTGGTTTGGGGATATGGCTACTGAAACAGAATGGGCGCATATCTGGTTAAGTGAGGGATTTGCCACTTACATGACCATTCTTTACTTTGAAAACAAATATGGATCAGACACCGCCCGGCATATGTTGCTGGAAGACCGCAGTCAGGTGATCAGTTATACGAAGCGGACACAAAAGCCGGTGGTTGATTCCTCCGTTAAAGATTATATGGCCTTACTTAATCCTAACTCCTACCAGAAAGGCGGATGGGTATTGCATATGTTACGGGGTCAACTGGGTGATTCCCTGTTCTGGAAAGGCATTCGCTCCTATTATGCAAAATTCAGTGGCAAGAATGCTTCTACTGATGACCTGCGCAAAGCTATGGAAGCAGTATCCGGCCGCGACCTTCAACCCTTCTTCAGGCAATGGTTATTTACGCCCGGTCATCCCGTGTTGGATATTACCTGGCAATACGACAAACCCAAAAAAGCAGTATTGGTCACTGTAAATCAAAAACAAGATACTCCTTTCCAATTTCCGCTGGAGTTATCCTTCTATGGACAAAGCGGTAAGTTTTTCTTTAATAAAACAATCCTGGTAAAGGATAAACAAACCAGCCTGTCAATACCTGTTACCACCCCGGTAGAACAGGTATCGGCAGATCCATCAGTCAAGCTATTGTATGAAGGAACTGTAAAACCATCTTGA
- a CDS encoding YifB family Mg chelatase-like AAA ATPase translates to MLVKTFGSAVYGVEAITITIEVNEMSGADYYIVGLPDSAVKESLQRVESALKTNNYFMPRRKLVVNLSPADIKKTGSAFDLAIAIGTLAASEQLLDPEKLQEYVIMGELNLDGTIRPIKGALPIAITTCREGFKGLILPKQNSREAAIVNNLNVYGAGHINEVIQFFQDEQSLPPVTVNTQDEFFTAQHNFDFDFTDVKGQENIKRALEIAAAGGHNAILVGPPGAGKTMLAKRLPTILPPLSLQEALETTKIHSVAGKLPDNSMLIAKRPFRSPHHTVSDVALVGGGGIPQPGEISLAHNGVLFLDELPEFKRTVLEVMRQPIEERRVTISRAKMVVDFPSNFILIAAMNPCLCGFYNHPTKACSCPPGNVQKYLSKISGPLLDRIDLHVEVTPVSFGELSTQKNGEPSSVIRERVIKARAIQAARYEDHPGIYCNAQMSSKQLKQICTINTVGQHLLKTAMEKLNLSARAYDRILKVSRTIADLSVSDEIMPEHLAEAIQYRSLDREGWGK, encoded by the coding sequence ATGCTTGTTAAAACCTTTGGAAGCGCCGTATATGGTGTAGAAGCCATCACCATAACCATTGAAGTGAATGAAATGAGCGGCGCCGATTATTATATCGTAGGCTTGCCCGACAGCGCTGTTAAAGAAAGTCTACAACGGGTGGAAAGCGCCCTGAAGACCAACAATTACTTTATGCCCCGGCGTAAGCTGGTGGTCAATCTCTCACCCGCAGATATTAAAAAGACCGGTTCTGCTTTTGACCTCGCCATTGCAATAGGCACACTGGCAGCTTCCGAACAATTACTTGATCCGGAGAAGTTACAGGAATATGTAATTATGGGAGAGCTTAATCTCGATGGTACCATCCGCCCCATTAAAGGGGCTTTGCCTATAGCTATAACAACCTGCAGGGAAGGATTCAAAGGATTGATACTACCCAAACAGAATTCCAGGGAAGCAGCCATTGTCAATAACCTGAACGTATATGGGGCAGGTCATATCAATGAAGTCATCCAGTTCTTCCAGGATGAACAGTCCCTGCCACCGGTTACTGTCAATACCCAGGATGAGTTTTTTACGGCACAACATAATTTTGACTTTGACTTTACCGATGTAAAAGGCCAGGAGAATATAAAGCGGGCATTGGAAATAGCGGCGGCTGGTGGACATAATGCCATCCTGGTAGGTCCTCCTGGTGCGGGCAAAACGATGCTGGCAAAGCGGCTACCTACCATCCTGCCGCCCCTATCGCTGCAGGAAGCGCTGGAAACGACCAAGATCCATTCAGTAGCAGGCAAGCTGCCCGACAACTCGATGCTGATAGCCAAACGCCCCTTCCGCTCTCCTCATCATACAGTAAGCGATGTGGCATTGGTAGGTGGGGGTGGCATACCACAGCCTGGTGAAATATCGCTTGCCCATAATGGTGTCTTATTCCTGGATGAGCTACCTGAATTCAAAAGAACTGTGTTGGAAGTAATGCGCCAACCCATAGAAGAAAGACGCGTAACTATTTCCAGGGCTAAGATGGTAGTAGACTTCCCTTCGAACTTCATTCTGATAGCGGCTATGAACCCCTGCCTGTGCGGTTTCTATAACCATCCAACCAAGGCCTGTAGTTGTCCGCCGGGTAATGTTCAAAAGTATTTAAGCAAGATCTCCGGTCCCTTACTGGATAGGATTGACCTGCATGTAGAAGTAACGCCCGTTTCATTTGGGGAGCTGAGTACACAAAAGAATGGAGAACCTTCATCGGTTATCAGGGAGCGGGTTATAAAGGCCCGGGCCATACAAGCGGCCCGCTATGAAGATCATCCCGGCATATATTGTAATGCACAGATGAGCAGTAAGCAATTGAAACAGATATGTACCATCAACACAGTAGGACAACACTTGCTTAAAACTGCTATGGAGAAGCTCAACCTTTCTGCCAGGGCTTATGACCGTATACTCAAGGTAAGTCGCACCATTGCCGATCTTTCAGTAAGTGATGAAATTATGCCCGAACACCTGGCAGAAGCCATTCAATACAGGAGTCTGGACCGCGAAGGATGGGGCAAATAA
- a CDS encoding sugar transferase has product MAFLNQEGKALLTMMITTFSKIQSFERTTGVSVDTAALRTYLIEKRNYFLAKRIFDIILSSFVIVFLLSWLVPIIAILIKLDSAGPVFFVQKRVGRWGKSFKCLKFRTMIVNDQANSKQATENDNRITWIGHFLRRSNLDEFPQFFNVLMGQMSIVGPRPHMHADCNAFSSVVHNYKFRNTVKPGITGLAQVKGYRGPTKNFESIFHRYQFDAFYVRNANFWLDMRIVRKTASQTFKMIFSKFFPAEIQNQEIAAPAPRKWAASFRSLN; this is encoded by the coding sequence ATGGCCTTCCTTAATCAGGAAGGAAAAGCATTATTAACGATGATGATAACGACCTTCTCCAAAATCCAGTCCTTTGAAAGAACGACTGGAGTATCTGTTGACACTGCCGCCTTACGAACTTACCTCATTGAGAAGCGTAACTACTTCTTAGCCAAGCGTATATTTGATATTATATTGTCTTCTTTCGTAATTGTTTTCCTCCTGAGCTGGCTGGTTCCTATTATTGCAATACTGATTAAACTTGATTCTGCAGGCCCCGTATTCTTTGTCCAAAAGAGGGTAGGCCGTTGGGGTAAAAGCTTTAAATGCTTGAAATTCAGGACAATGATTGTTAATGACCAGGCCAATTCAAAACAAGCTACTGAAAATGATAACCGTATTACCTGGATAGGTCATTTTCTGCGCAGGTCAAACCTGGATGAATTCCCCCAGTTTTTTAATGTGCTGATGGGACAAATGAGCATTGTAGGCCCCAGGCCTCATATGCATGCTGATTGTAATGCTTTTTCCTCTGTTGTTCATAACTATAAGTTCAGAAACACGGTTAAACCCGGTATTACCGGTCTGGCCCAGGTAAAAGGATACCGTGGTCCTACCAAGAACTTTGAAAGCATCTTCCACCGCTATCAGTTTGATGCATTTTATGTGCGGAATGCCAATTTCTGGCTGGATATGCGCATTGTACGCAAAACAGCGTCACAAACGTTCAAAATGATCTTTTCGAAATTTTTCCCTGCCGAGATACAGAACCAGGAGATCGCTGCTCCTGCGCCCAGGAAATGGGCAGCTTCTTTCAGAAGCCTTAACTAA